A genomic window from Betta splendens chromosome 24, fBetSpl5.4, whole genome shotgun sequence includes:
- the gnpat gene encoding dihydroxyacetone phosphate acyltransferase: MASKAVYSHRDPLLKKRDDFEDILEERRNSSDLRYALRCYTPVLYRGATPCKSSALKSMALQADQIHYVIKQVSKETGRTTEEVEEEASAILEEMAHHLQLSTVRFFAFALSKIFKTLFKSICVNEEGIQRLQQAIQEHPVVLLPSHRSYMDFLLMSYILYTYDLALPVIAAGMDFMGMKFVGEMLRMSGAFFLRRSFGGDRLYWAVFSEYVKTIIRNGFAPVEFFLEGTRSRTSKSLTPKLGLLNIVMDPFLKGEVFDITVVPVSISYERILEETLYARELLGVPKPKESTSALFKARKVLSEDYGSIHVYFGQPVSVRSIAEGRVDRCQFSLVPRHIPKRPNEDVQSFVNDAAYRLVRAQEENMVLKPWVLLASVLLQNQAAVQEPGIALDELTEKVLWLRHLSQQYGAFLHWPDHTPPSEVVSSSLSLHRGLVRISEGRVQLALAQGTQAGPVEQPSSFTPEEELLNQAVVVLSCASYRNQALHVFVRPALVATAMHTSSSNNKQEIFNTFNFLRNIFSNEFILCPGATVQDFEEACYLLVKTGAVQVTQQEVVVTERGQRTVAFLTAMLEPFLQGYQVVCRFLCQEAAETLTEKHFIPLVRKFILKQILAGRLRHVEALSSDLQKNALAALLRLGAVRKMNGEEQGTLKVSKVMVNSLEDTLGGKLPSLKAIVARL, from the exons ATGGCGTCTAAGGCTGTTTATTCG CATAGAGACCCTTTGCTGAAGAAGCGGGATGACTTTGAGGACATtttggaggagaggaggaattcCAGTGACCTCCGGTACGCGCTCAGATGTTACACACCTGTTCTGTACAGAGGAGCGACTCCCTGCAAATCCAGCGCTTTGAAGAGCATGGCGCTTCAGGCTGATCAGATACACTATGTCATCAAGCAG GTGTCCAAAGAAACCGGCAGGACGACTGAGGAGGTTGAAGAGGAGGCATCGGCCATCTTGGAGGAGATGGCTCAccatctgcagctcagcaccGTTCGCTTCTTTGCCTTCGCActcagcaaaatcttcaaaaccTTGTTCAAGAGCATCTGTGTCAATGAGGAGGGCATCCAGAGA CTGCAACAGGCCATTCAGGAGCATCCTGTAGTTTTACTGCCCAGCCACCGCAGCTACATGGACTTTTTGTTGATGTCCTACATCCTGTACACCTACGACCTGGCTCTGCCTGTCATAGCTGCCGGCATGG ACTTCATGGGGATGAAGTTTGTGGGTGAGATGCTGCGGATGTCCGGCGCTTTCTTCCTTCGTCGGTCGTTCGGTGGAGACAGGCTCTACTGGGCTGTTTTCTCCGAGTACGTCAAGACTATTATCAGG AATGGATTTGCACCAGTTGAATTTTTCCTAGAAGGAACCAGAAGTCGAACAAGCAAGAGTTTGACTCCCAAATTAG GGCTGCTGAACATAGTGATGGATCCGTTCCTCAAAGGGGAGGTGTTTGACATCACTGTGGTTCCTGTCAGTATCAGCTATGAGAGGATCTTGGAGGAGACGCTGTATGCCAGAGAACTGCTGGGCGTACCCAAGCCCAAGGAGTCCACTTCA GCTCTGTTCAAAGCCAGGAAGGTCCTCAGTGAAGATTATGGCAGCATCCACGTGTACTTTGGTCAGCCTGTGTCTGTCAGAAGCATAGCTGAGGGCCGAGTTGACCGCTGCCAGTTCAGCCTGGTGCCAAG GCACATCCCCAAGAGGCCCAACGAGGACGTCCAGAGCTTTGTGAACGACGCCGCCTACAGGCTTGTTCGGGCTCAGGAGGAGAACATGGTTCTAAAGCCGTGGGTTCTCTTGGCCTCTGTTCTTCTCCAGAACCAGGCAGCGGTGCAGGAACCCGGCATAGCCCTGGACGAGCTAACCGAAAAGGTTCTGTGGCTCCGGCATCTTTCCCAGCAGTACGGAGCCTTCCTCCACTGGCCTG acCACACGCCCCCGTCAGAAGTagtctcctccagcctgtctTTGCACCGAGGGCTGGTGAGGATCTCAGAGGGAAGAGTCCAGCTGGCATTGGCACaag GAACACAAGCAGGTCCAGTGGAGCAGCCGAGCTCCTTCACCCCAGAGGAGGAGCTCCTGAATCAGGCTGTGGTCGTTCTGTCCTGTGCCTCCTACAGGAACCAGGCGCTGCACGTGTTTGTCCGCCCGGCGCTGGTGGCGACAGCCATGCACACGTCCTCCTCCAACAACAAAC aggAAATCTTCAACACTTTCAACTTTCTGAGAAACATCTTCTCCAATGAGTTTATTCTCTGTCCTGGAGCAACAGTGCAG GACTTTGAGGAGGCCTGTTACCTGCTGGTGAAGACTGGTGCTGTGCAGGTCACTCAGCAGGAGGTTGTGGTcacagagagaggacagagaaccGTGGCCTTCCTCACCGCGATGCTAGAGCCCTTTTTACAAGGTTATCAG GTGGTTTGCAGGTTCCTGTGTCAGGAGGCTGCTGAGACTCTGACAGAAAAACACTTCATTCCCTTAGTTCGGAAGTTCATCCTCAAACAGATTCTAGCAG GGAGACTCAGACACGTTGAGGCGTTGTCGTCTGACCTTCAGAAGAACGCCCTGGCAGCTTTGCTAAGACTTGGAGCTGTACGGAAAATGAATGg AGAGGAGCAGGGGACTTTAAAGGTCAGCAAGGTGATGGTGAACTCGTTGGAAGACACACTAG gagGGAAGCTTCCGTCTCTCAAGGCCATCGTCGCTCGCCTCTGA